The following proteins come from a genomic window of bacterium:
- a CDS encoding CopG family transcriptional regulator yields MLNSQAKRTTIYLDPHLHKTLKLKATETSKTISELIALAVQNSLAEDEEDLRAFKERANEPRYSYESVLKELKKNGKI; encoded by the coding sequence ATGCTCAATTCCCAAGCCAAACGAACTACCATTTACTTAGATCCTCATCTTCATAAAACCTTGAAGCTAAAGGCAACTGAAACCTCCAAAACCATTTCAGAACTTATCGCTCTAGCCGTTCAAAACAGCCTAGCTGAAGACGAAGAAGATTTAAGAGCTTTTAAAGAACGAGCCAACGAACCTCGCTATAGTTACGAATCGGTGTTAAAAGAGCTTAAAAAAAATGGAAAAATATAA
- a CDS encoding sulfate ABC transporter substrate-binding protein, giving the protein MFYKKIVVLILILISQAALADTALLNASYDPTRELYKDINQKFSADWKEKKGETIAINQSHGGSGKQARAVIDGLEADVVTLALAYDIDAISLMSSLLPSNWQTLLPHNSTPYTSTIVFLVRKGNPKQIKDWDDLVNPGVGVITPNPKTSGGARWNYLAAWGYALKKLGADDAKAKEFVGKLYKNVPVLDSGARGSTTTFVERGIGDVLITWENEALLSVKELGADKFEIVYPSMSILAEPPVALVEKNAAKHKTTELANAYLNFLYTPEGQEIGAKNYYRPRLAAVAQKYAAQFKALSLFTIDEVFGGWQKAQKIHFNDSGTFDQIYMAQ; this is encoded by the coding sequence ATGTTTTATAAAAAAATTGTTGTTCTTATTTTGATTCTCATTTCTCAAGCCGCTTTAGCCGATACTGCTTTGCTTAATGCCTCATACGATCCAACACGTGAGTTGTATAAAGATATTAACCAAAAATTTTCTGCCGACTGGAAAGAAAAAAAGGGTGAAACTATTGCTATTAACCAGTCGCACGGTGGATCGGGCAAACAGGCCCGCGCTGTTATTGATGGTTTAGAAGCCGATGTGGTGACATTAGCTTTGGCCTACGATATTGATGCTATTAGCCTGATGAGTAGTTTGTTGCCATCTAACTGGCAAACATTGTTGCCCCATAATTCTACTCCCTATACCTCCACCATTGTATTTTTGGTGCGTAAGGGTAATCCCAAACAAATTAAAGATTGGGACGATTTGGTAAACCCTGGCGTTGGTGTTATTACACCCAATCCCAAAACCTCCGGCGGGGCTCGCTGGAATTATTTGGCGGCGTGGGGTTATGCGCTTAAAAAATTGGGCGCCGACGATGCCAAAGCTAAAGAGTTTGTGGGAAAACTTTATAAAAATGTTCCTGTACTCGATTCGGGCGCACGCGGTTCTACTACCACTTTTGTGGAACGTGGCATTGGTGATGTTCTTATCACCTGGGAAAACGAAGCTCTGTTATCGGTAAAAGAATTGGGTGCCGATAAATTTGAAATTGTTTATCCGTCTATGAGCATTTTGGCCGAACCACCGGTAGCACTTGTAGAAAAAAATGCCGCCAAGCATAAAACAACCGAGCTCGCCAATGCATATCTTAATTTTTTGTACACACCCGAAGGTCAGGAGATTGGGGCAAAAAATTACTATAGGCCGCGCTTGGCGGCGGTGGCCCAAAAGTATGCAGCTCAGTTTAAAGCACTGTCTCTTTTTACAATCGACGAAGTTTTTGGCGGTTGGCAAAAAGCCCAAAAAATTCATTTTAACGATAGTGGTACTTTTGACCAAATCTATATGGCACAGTAA
- a CDS encoding type II toxin-antitoxin system RelE/ParE family toxin: MEKYKIEFTRSAKKELGTLPTTDIKKILKQIENLATNPRGMGCEKLAGGDGKYRVRQGNYRIVYSIQDDILTVLVIKISHRKDVYRH, translated from the coding sequence ATGGAAAAATATAAGATAGAATTCACTCGTTCCGCCAAAAAGGAATTGGGCACTCTTCCTACGACCGATATCAAAAAGATACTCAAACAAATTGAAAATTTAGCAACCAATCCGCGGGGCATGGGATGTGAAAAATTGGCAGGCGGAGACGGTAAATACAGAGTTCGTCAAGGCAATTACCGCATCGTATATTCTATACAGGATGATATTCTCACCGTACTTGTTATTAAAATATCGCACCGCAAGGATGTGTACCGACATTGA
- the cysW gene encoding sulfate ABC transporter permease subunit CysW — protein MHSAVTEKPVVRRVLIGLAFAVATFFLLLPLGAVFSYALSKGWAVYRDSIIDPTALSAIKLTLTVAAITIPVNVVFGVMAAWAIAKFEFRGKKILTTLIDLPFSVSPVIAGLIFVLLFGRMGWFGPFLLDHDIKIIFAIPGIVLSTIFITFPFVARELIPLMQSQGTDEEEAALTLGANGWQTFWQVTFPNIKWGLLYGVILLNARAMGEFGAVSVVSGHIRGLTNTIPLHVEILYNEYNFTAAFAVASILALLAIVTLIAQTFLERKKSE, from the coding sequence ATGCATTCTGCTGTTACCGAAAAACCTGTTGTGCGCCGTGTGCTCATTGGCCTTGCATTTGCCGTAGCCACTTTCTTTTTGTTGCTGCCGTTGGGAGCTGTGTTTAGTTACGCGCTTTCTAAAGGCTGGGCTGTGTATCGTGATTCTATTATTGATCCTACGGCACTTTCGGCCATTAAACTAACTCTTACGGTGGCGGCCATCACAATTCCTGTCAACGTTGTGTTTGGTGTGATGGCGGCGTGGGCTATTGCCAAGTTTGAGTTTCGTGGTAAAAAAATTCTTACCACGCTTATTGATTTACCTTTTAGCGTATCTCCTGTGATAGCCGGACTTATTTTTGTGTTGTTGTTTGGTCGCATGGGCTGGTTTGGTCCGTTTTTACTTGATCACGATATTAAAATTATTTTTGCCATTCCCGGGATTGTGCTTTCCACCATTTTTATCACCTTTCCGTTTGTGGCTCGTGAACTCATTCCGCTCATGCAATCGCAAGGTACCGATGAAGAAGAGGCCGCGTTAACCTTGGGGGCCAACGGATGGCAAACGTTTTGGCAAGTGACCTTTCCCAATATTAAGTGGGGGCTCTTGTACGGAGTTATTCTTTTAAATGCGCGTGCTATGGGAGAATTTGGAGCTGTGTCTGTAGTATCGGGTCATATTAGGGGATTAACCAACACCATCCCGCTGCATGTAGAAATTTTGTATAACGAATATAATTTTACCGCGGCGTTTGCTGTGGCGTCTATTTTGGCGCTTTTAGCGATTGTAACATTGATTGCGCAAACTTTTTTGGAGCGGAAGAAGAGTGAGTGA
- the cysT gene encoding sulfate ABC transporter permease subunit CysT yields MNNKNVLPGFGLTMGVTLFLLGLVVILPLSALFLKTAGMGWTAFIEAISSPRVLFAYRLSLFCSLAAALINLFVGLLVAWVLARYQFPGKRILNMLIDLPFALPTAVAGITLTALYAPDGAIGKIFNAVGIPIVFSPLGITLALVFIGFPFVVRTVEPVLADLDTDMEEASACLGAGRLKTFWSIILPPLKPALLTGFSLAFARGLGEYGSVVFISGNLPLKTEIAPLMIISKLEQYDYTGATAIACVMLVAAFLILLTINILQWKYIKQK; encoded by the coding sequence ATGAATAATAAAAATGTTCTTCCCGGTTTTGGCCTTACCATGGGCGTTACCCTGTTTTTACTGGGTTTGGTGGTTATTTTGCCGCTATCGGCCCTTTTTTTAAAAACAGCGGGCATGGGATGGACAGCCTTTATAGAGGCCATCTCATCACCACGTGTTCTGTTTGCCTATCGTTTAAGTCTTTTCTGTTCCTTGGCTGCCGCTCTCATCAATTTATTTGTTGGACTTTTGGTAGCCTGGGTGTTGGCGCGTTATCAATTTCCAGGTAAGCGTATTTTGAATATGCTTATTGATTTACCCTTTGCGCTGCCCACAGCCGTGGCTGGCATTACGCTTACAGCGTTGTATGCACCCGATGGTGCCATAGGAAAAATTTTTAACGCGGTTGGTATTCCCATTGTTTTTTCCCCTCTTGGAATCACGCTGGCTCTTGTATTTATTGGTTTTCCATTTGTGGTGCGTACAGTAGAACCGGTATTGGCCGATTTGGATACCGATATGGAAGAAGCCAGTGCTTGCTTGGGCGCCGGACGTTTAAAAACATTTTGGAGCATTATTTTACCACCTTTAAAACCGGCGCTATTAACCGGTTTTTCGCTCGCTTTTGCACGCGGGCTTGGCGAGTACGGCTCGGTGGTTTTTATTTCGGGCAATTTACCTCTTAAAACCGAAATTGCGCCGCTGATGATTATTTCTAAACTGGAACAATACGATTATACAGGAGCCACCGCCATTGCCTGTGTGATGCTGGTAGCCGCATTTTTAATTTTGCTCACAATCAATATTTTGCAATGGAAATACATTAAACAAAAGTAA
- a CDS encoding HAD family phosphatase has protein sequence MPFNAIIFDFNGLIVDDEGVHCSLFIKVLADEEITLTEEQYWNDYLGFDDKGLIEAVYKRDGKKITPKKEKDLIAKKNDLYFPELKKSLKFFPGVLDFIKIVHQKYPIAIVSGALKSEIEFVLTEGGVRNLFEIIIAADDTKHGKPDPEGFVMGLAQLKKKHPQIRPETCLVLEDSKAGIEAALRAGMKVVALPHTYPKEELTAASYIKDTFKDVEALLF, from the coding sequence ATGCCTTTTAATGCCATCATATTCGATTTTAACGGCCTCATTGTGGACGACGAGGGCGTGCATTGCTCTTTGTTTATCAAAGTTTTGGCGGATGAAGAAATTACGCTTACTGAAGAACAATACTGGAATGATTATTTAGGCTTTGACGATAAAGGCCTCATTGAAGCTGTTTATAAGAGGGATGGTAAAAAGATTACGCCTAAAAAAGAAAAAGATTTAATCGCTAAAAAGAACGATTTGTATTTTCCGGAATTAAAAAAGAGTCTTAAATTTTTTCCCGGTGTGTTGGATTTTATTAAAATCGTTCACCAAAAATATCCCATTGCCATTGTATCGGGCGCGCTTAAATCGGAAATTGAATTTGTATTAACGGAAGGCGGTGTACGCAATTTATTCGAGATTATCATCGCCGCCGATGACACCAAACACGGCAAGCCTGATCCTGAAGGTTTTGTGATGGGACTGGCCCAACTTAAAAAGAAACATCCGCAAATTCGCCCTGAAACTTGTCTTGTTTTAGAAGACTCCAAAGCTGGCATTGAAGCCGCTTTGCGCGCAGGCATGAAAGTGGTGGCATTGCCGCATACCTATCCCAAAGAAGAATTAACCGCCGCTAGCTATATAAAAGATACCTTTAAAGACGTGGAAGCGCTCCTTTTCTAA
- a CDS encoding ABC transporter ATP-binding protein, with the protein MSIVLKKLSKSFDGHHAVDDVSFQVNDGEFVTLLGPSGSGKSTILRCIAGLEEADTGTIELGGQDVTHLSVQERKVGFVFQHYALFRHMRLWENVAFGLKVRGMSKANRKLKAFELLELVGLKGYENRMPNQLSGGQRQRVALARALAPEPSLLLLDEPFGALDTRLRKELRAWLKQLHDRIGLTSVLVTHDQEEAFELSDRILVVNKGRIEQEAPPPAVFNTPATEFVASFVGETNRIEGVVDEGTVRWGPFHFKAIHLPEKSKAVVLFRPNDVYVTTKREDGGWPGIIQSVQFMGMFEALTIDMGQGQMLTATIPMGVASLSKFEAGKTVHVMVTSAHVYKSPN; encoded by the coding sequence ATGAGTATTGTTTTAAAAAAATTATCCAAATCCTTTGATGGTCATCATGCGGTGGATGATGTGTCGTTTCAGGTTAATGATGGTGAGTTTGTAACATTGCTTGGGCCGTCGGGCTCTGGCAAATCTACCATTTTGCGTTGTATTGCAGGTCTTGAAGAAGCCGATACCGGAACCATTGAATTGGGCGGGCAGGATGTAACTCATTTATCGGTGCAAGAACGTAAAGTGGGTTTTGTGTTTCAGCATTATGCTCTTTTTCGTCATATGCGCCTGTGGGAAAACGTGGCTTTTGGTTTAAAGGTGCGCGGCATGTCTAAGGCTAATCGTAAATTAAAAGCGTTTGAACTTTTAGAATTGGTTGGTCTTAAAGGGTACGAAAACCGCATGCCCAATCAGTTGTCTGGCGGGCAGCGTCAGCGTGTGGCTTTGGCACGTGCACTGGCGCCAGAACCTTCTCTTCTTTTACTTGATGAACCCTTTGGTGCGTTGGATACACGTTTGCGTAAAGAATTGCGCGCGTGGCTTAAACAATTGCACGATCGTATTGGTCTTACATCCGTTTTAGTTACCCACGATCAGGAAGAAGCTTTTGAATTATCCGATCGTATTCTTGTTGTTAATAAAGGACGTATTGAACAAGAAGCGCCACCTCCTGCGGTATTTAATACGCCGGCTACCGAATTTGTGGCCAGCTTTGTGGGCGAAACCAACCGTATTGAAGGTGTTGTAGACGAGGGTACGGTGCGATGGGGACCGTTTCATTTTAAAGCCATTCATTTGCCCGAAAAATCGAAAGCGGTTGTTTTGTTTAGGCCCAACGATGTGTATGTAACCACCAAACGTGAAGACGGTGGTTGGCCTGGGATAATTCAATCGGTTCAATTTATGGGGATGTTTGAAGCGCTTACTATTGATATGGGCCAGGGGCAAATGCTAACGGCTACCATTCCTATGGGGGTGGCCAGTCTTTCCAAATTTGAAGCCGGAAAAACCGTGCATGTGATGGTGACCTCGGCACATGTTTATAAAAGTCCTAATTAA
- the pyk gene encoding pyruvate kinase, producing MIRTKIICTSGPSVDSPDKMQALVEAGMSLIRINCSHGAIADRQKQLAIIRGVEKKMNIPIGIMADLQGPKLRVAKLAQHLDLHRDEVWKLSPSEKQDQVKKVIPVDYKRIAQAVVPGDMLYMDDGLIQTVVVKKNKADVWVKIIHGGILESRKGINIPNFKAHNPILNSKDKEDLKWALAQKLDFIAVSFVRTVKDIKDVRKFIAQHSSEHVPLVIAKIEKPEAVDNLDGIIKESDGILVARGDLGIELSPERVPVVQKQIIEQCRLLQKPVIVATQMLDSMRYNPRPTRAEVSDVASSIYAGADAVMLTGETSSGKYPIKATQMISKIVSEVETHMELKSFFKRASDFGVSQYWDAFVFNVMTMASDIKAKAIVVLVKNGHITKILSKMHPKQPVYSIAPNPASHRKLTLFWGVYPLEVFHSHLEKRIDGGLAILRKKKVVKKGEKLIFVYRDYKTDNLNLKVMEC from the coding sequence ATGATTCGCACAAAAATTATTTGTACCTCTGGTCCTAGTGTTGACTCCCCTGATAAAATGCAGGCGCTGGTAGAGGCGGGCATGTCATTAATTCGCATTAACTGTTCACATGGTGCTATTGCCGACAGGCAAAAACAACTGGCTATTATTCGTGGCGTTGAAAAAAAAATGAACATCCCCATTGGTATTATGGCCGATTTGCAAGGGCCTAAACTGCGTGTGGCTAAACTTGCGCAGCATCTCGATTTACACCGTGACGAAGTATGGAAATTATCACCAAGCGAAAAACAAGATCAGGTTAAAAAAGTAATTCCTGTAGATTACAAGCGCATTGCGCAGGCTGTAGTTCCGGGTGATATGCTGTATATGGATGATGGTCTTATTCAAACGGTTGTAGTTAAAAAAAATAAGGCCGATGTGTGGGTTAAAATTATTCACGGTGGAATTTTGGAAAGCCGCAAAGGCATTAATATCCCCAACTTTAAAGCGCATAATCCTATTCTTAACAGTAAAGACAAAGAAGATTTGAAATGGGCCTTAGCGCAAAAACTCGATTTTATTGCTGTGTCGTTTGTGCGTACGGTAAAAGATATAAAAGACGTGCGCAAATTTATAGCGCAACATTCAAGCGAACATGTACCTCTTGTAATTGCTAAAATTGAAAAGCCCGAAGCTGTAGATAATTTGGACGGTATTATTAAAGAAAGCGATGGTATTTTGGTGGCCAGAGGAGATTTGGGAATTGAGTTGTCGCCCGAGCGTGTGCCGGTAGTGCAAAAGCAAATTATTGAACAGTGCCGTTTGCTGCAAAAGCCTGTTATTGTGGCAACACAAATGCTGGATAGCATGCGCTACAATCCACGTCCTACACGTGCCGAGGTGAGTGATGTAGCAAGTTCTATTTATGCCGGTGCCGATGCGGTGATGCTAACCGGCGAAACCTCCAGTGGTAAATATCCTATTAAAGCTACCCAAATGATTTCTAAAATTGTTTCCGAGGTAGAAACACACATGGAGCTTAAGAGTTTTTTTAAACGCGCCAGTGATTTTGGTGTTTCTCAATATTGGGATGCCTTTGTATTTAATGTGATGACCATGGCGTCGGATATTAAAGCCAAGGCTATAGTTGTGCTGGTAAAAAACGGGCATATCACCAAAATATTATCTAAAATGCATCCCAAGCAGCCCGTTTATTCTATTGCTCCCAATCCGGCCAGCCATCGCAAGCTTACTTTATTTTGGGGCGTGTATCCGTTAGAGGTATTTCATAGCCATCTTGAAAAACGTATTGATGGCGGGCTTGCCATTTTGCGTAAAAAGAAAGTGGTTAAAAAAGGCGAGAAACTTATTTTTGTGTACCGCGATTATAAAACCGATAATCTTAATTTAAAAGTGATGGAGTGTTAA
- a CDS encoding transposase, whose protein sequence is MPRKARLDIPGTLHHVMVRGIEKRKVFDDESDCLNFVKRMGDNALKTKTILYAWALMPNHIHILLRSGPEGLPAYMRRVLTGYAVTYNKRHNRHGHLFQNRYKSIVCDEDAYFMELVRYIHLNPLRAGLVKDLLALQFYPWCGHGVLLGRAKKEWQDCEEVLLWFGKKKKEAQKNYVRYVHEGIEQGYRPDLVGGGLVRSHGRWSQVVSMNKRGSRELADDRILGKGIFVENILKEASNCIQKQFFKPLNREMIKKLLAEECNKHGIGMSTLQCGNRSVDTAKLRSKLVFKLTRDYGVSLSEAARQLGITTSGVAKALKRGVKS, encoded by the coding sequence ATGCCACGTAAAGCACGTTTAGATATTCCCGGTACCTTGCATCACGTTATGGTGCGAGGGATAGAAAAAAGAAAAGTTTTTGATGACGAAAGTGATTGTTTGAATTTTGTAAAACGAATGGGCGACAATGCGTTAAAAACAAAAACGATATTGTATGCTTGGGCTTTAATGCCTAATCATATTCACATCCTGTTGCGAAGTGGTCCAGAGGGCTTGCCGGCCTATATGCGTCGAGTACTGACTGGCTATGCTGTAACTTATAACAAGCGTCACAACAGGCACGGACATTTATTTCAGAATCGGTACAAATCAATTGTGTGTGATGAAGATGCATATTTTATGGAATTGGTACGCTATATTCATTTAAATCCTTTAAGGGCTGGTTTGGTAAAAGATTTGTTGGCGCTTCAATTTTATCCTTGGTGTGGGCATGGTGTATTATTGGGTCGTGCTAAAAAAGAGTGGCAAGATTGCGAAGAAGTATTGTTGTGGTTTGGAAAAAAGAAAAAAGAGGCTCAAAAAAATTACGTTAGATATGTTCACGAGGGCATAGAACAAGGATATAGGCCAGATTTGGTAGGTGGTGGCCTGGTAAGATCGCATGGGAGATGGTCGCAAGTTGTTTCTATGAATAAACGAGGTAGTCGTGAACTTGCAGATGATAGAATTTTGGGAAAAGGAATATTTGTAGAAAATATTTTAAAAGAAGCGAGCAATTGCATACAAAAACAGTTTTTTAAACCCTTAAATAGAGAAATGATAAAAAAACTTTTGGCAGAAGAATGTAACAAACATGGAATTGGAATGTCTACGTTGCAATGTGGAAATCGTAGTGTAGATACAGCTAAATTACGTTCTAAATTAGTTTTCAAATTAACCCGCGATTATGGCGTTTCGTTATCAGAAGCTGCAAGACAGCTGGGAATAACCACATCGGGTGTTGCTAAAGCATTGAAGAGAGGTGTAAAAAGTTAG
- a CDS encoding transcriptional repressor — translation MSKKDEGFFEKLYSHLASHGLKRTHQRDVIAQLFFSGPHKHYRIEEILEEARKKDATISYATVYRTLMMFVEAGLAHQRHFGKGQSRFEAVSSHHHDHLICTKCNKIVEFENEEIEAMQEAIAKSHNFTLTHHKMELYGLCKKCAGKS, via the coding sequence ATGAGTAAGAAGGATGAAGGATTTTTTGAAAAGCTCTATAGCCATTTAGCGAGCCACGGCTTAAAGCGTACACATCAGCGTGATGTGATTGCCCAACTTTTTTTTAGTGGTCCCCACAAGCATTACCGTATTGAAGAAATTTTGGAAGAAGCCCGTAAAAAAGATGCCACCATCAGCTATGCCACTGTGTATCGCACGCTGATGATGTTTGTAGAAGCGGGCTTGGCGCATCAACGTCATTTTGGCAAAGGGCAATCGCGCTTTGAAGCCGTTTCCTCCCACCATCACGATCATTTGATTTGCACCAAATGTAATAAAATTGTGGAATTTGAAAACGAAGAAATTGAAGCCATGCAAGAAGCCATTGCCAAAAGCCACAACTTTACGCTCACCCATCATAAAATGGAACTCTACGGCCTGTGTAAGAAATGTGCCGGGAAATCATAA
- a CDS encoding PEGA domain-containing protein, whose protein sequence is MDATEAINKGEEAYPSLTILSGPDEGLFIALTGKEQVIGRSRRSASILLEDTSVSRVHARITSKDGNFFVTDMESRNGVALNGNRIKPNSETPLKHLDQIKVGLYILRFNERKPTSEEAAKSTVYSDIPLPKKKENPSAFDDITISDKVPEEPKPIAPVPEVAPESVKKEEEVLPPQTEAATEAKEAEEILNSLPIEEGVVASEDAVSLEEESYGKGIRNVFIIISVICALTGLVYFLSHGFSQKKKENVEALETPPEVTAINTEDVEKHLEVPEAVKPEELKAPEETQPAAQEANAPAPTIQTPPDVVTPPANTIENVPVVNSQPQVLPPSSADERTMNFILDLQTQPMPARVYFNDQDLGQSPVKAPLQLKPGVSYSVVANFDLPDLNDQYQYRASFTPDASKEVITLNVSPDIGLMKVMLLPRDVDFYMEGYYAYDKEKAHPVKLTNIIYGKPVYVPFGHYVIELKERVKVGDTDTYVSEVRYHREIDINADNRTVELSVKERDIQFFPARITSEPSGAQVFLDGKQVGKTPYAGELPLGRHDLKLTLDGYFDNDSTLDMRVNSPYEAKIVMKTSKVGQMIAKAKEEKQNGQYQDAINNLIEALKIGGSDKEKADIRILLGDSYYLMGDYDRAFSFYEEMAAETPYRYRALLGKARILNIRGDKQGSLRLLSEIFLNLTPQDPLLNEAASLFKQLSPLKSVMYITTEPKGATVMVNGRDMGQKSPVLLFDLGFGNYRIELSKPGFQSAQVQKNLKVSEFVPVVVKLKPDSL, encoded by the coding sequence ATGGATGCTACGGAAGCTATTAATAAGGGAGAAGAAGCCTATCCTTCCTTGACCATTTTATCCGGCCCGGATGAGGGCTTGTTTATTGCCCTCACTGGAAAAGAACAAGTTATTGGCCGTTCACGCCGTTCGGCATCCATCCTTTTAGAAGATACGTCTGTTTCCCGGGTTCATGCTCGCATTACCAGTAAAGACGGCAATTTTTTTGTGACCGATATGGAAAGTCGCAATGGAGTTGCGCTCAATGGTAACCGCATTAAACCTAACAGCGAAACTCCTTTAAAACATCTCGATCAAATTAAAGTGGGCTTGTATATTTTGCGTTTTAATGAGCGCAAACCCACTAGCGAAGAAGCTGCCAAATCTACCGTTTATTCAGATATTCCATTGCCCAAAAAGAAAGAGAACCCAAGCGCTTTTGACGATATTACCATTTCCGATAAAGTGCCTGAAGAACCTAAACCTATTGCTCCCGTGCCAGAGGTGGCACCAGAAAGCGTAAAAAAAGAGGAAGAGGTTTTACCGCCCCAAACTGAGGCTGCTACCGAAGCTAAAGAAGCCGAAGAAATTTTAAATTCATTACCGATTGAAGAAGGCGTTGTAGCCAGTGAAGATGCCGTTAGTTTAGAAGAAGAAAGTTACGGCAAGGGCATTCGCAATGTTTTTATTATTATCAGTGTTATTTGTGCGCTTACCGGGTTGGTTTATTTTTTATCACATGGATTTTCACAGAAAAAGAAAGAAAATGTAGAAGCGCTTGAGACTCCTCCAGAGGTGACTGCCATCAATACGGAGGATGTAGAAAAACATCTAGAAGTGCCGGAGGCTGTGAAACCCGAAGAGCTAAAGGCGCCTGAAGAAACACAGCCTGCTGCTCAAGAAGCTAATGCTCCTGCGCCCACTATCCAAACGCCACCCGATGTTGTAACGCCGCCAGCAAATACTATTGAAAACGTTCCTGTAGTTAATTCTCAGCCGCAAGTATTACCTCCCAGTAGCGCCGATGAGCGTACCATGAATTTTATTTTAGATTTACAAACGCAACCCATGCCTGCGCGCGTTTATTTTAACGATCAAGATTTAGGACAATCGCCCGTAAAGGCGCCGCTTCAATTAAAACCCGGTGTGTCTTACAGTGTGGTTGCTAATTTTGATTTGCCAGACTTAAACGATCAGTATCAATATCGTGCTTCTTTTACTCCCGATGCGTCAAAAGAAGTGATTACATTAAATGTATCGCCCGATATTGGTTTGATGAAAGTGATGCTCTTGCCGCGTGATGTAGATTTTTACATGGAAGGATATTACGCCTACGACAAAGAAAAAGCGCATCCGGTAAAACTCACCAACATTATTTATGGTAAACCTGTTTATGTTCCGTTTGGACATTATGTGATTGAACTAAAAGAACGCGTTAAAGTAGGTGACACCGATACATATGTAAGTGAAGTGCGCTATCACAGAGAAATAGATATTAATGCCGATAACCGTACGGTGGAGTTATCGGTGAAGGAACGCGATATCCAGTTTTTTCCGGCACGTATTACATCAGAACCGAGTGGTGCTCAGGTATTTTTAGATGGGAAACAAGTTGGGAAAACGCCCTATGCAGGAGAATTGCCCTTAGGGCGCCACGATTTAAAATTAACGCTTGATGGCTATTTTGATAACGACAGCACGCTGGATATGCGTGTGAATAGTCCGTATGAAGCTAAAATTGTGATGAAGACTTCCAAGGTAGGCCAAATGATTGCCAAGGCCAAGGAAGAAAAACAAAATGGACAATATCAGGATGCTATCAATAATTTAATTGAGGCTTTAAAAATTGGAGGCAGTGATAAAGAAAAAGCGGATATCCGCATTTTACTAGGCGACTCGTATTATTTAATGGGGGATTACGATAGGGCTTTTAGTTTTTATGAAGAAATGGCTGCCGAAACCCCTTACCGTTACCGGGCTCTTTTGGGAAAAGCCCGTATTCTTAATATTAGAGGGGATAAACAAGGAAGTTTACGTTTACTTTCCGAAATATTTTTAAATTTAACGCCCCAAGATCCACTTTTAAATGAGGCAGCTAGCCTTTTTAAACAACTCTCTCCTCTTAAATCGGTGATGTATATCACTACCGAACCCAAAGGCGCTACTGTGATGGTAAACGGACGCGATATGGGTCAAAAAAGCCCTGTTCTCTTATTTGACCTGGGTTTTGGTAATTACCGTATTGAGCTCTCTAAACCCGGTTTTCAAAGTGCCCAGGTACAAAAAAACCTCAAGGTGAGTGAGTTTGTGCCGGTAGTGGTAAAACTTAAACCCGATAGTTTGTAA
- a CDS encoding tetratricopeptide repeat protein encodes MIDVPRDDLVLMMEAGYIYLAMGKLSEARQVFEGISVLAPQNEIPLVAISNVYFAQKKYLQAIRTLKEAVELNPKSAFAKSHLGEAYLFYGKKDEAIETLNEASKLDPSGKPGDFARSLLELIKTGYDPVALTKQAKEMKKGAK; translated from the coding sequence ATGATTGATGTTCCGCGTGATGATTTGGTGTTGATGATGGAAGCCGGTTATATTTATCTGGCCATGGGCAAGCTTTCTGAAGCGCGCCAGGTATTTGAAGGCATTTCAGTATTAGCGCCTCAAAACGAAATTCCACTTGTGGCTATTTCCAACGTTTATTTTGCTCAAAAAAAATATTTGCAGGCTATCCGTACCTTAAAAGAAGCTGTGGAACTTAATCCCAAAAGTGCCTTTGCCAAATCGCATTTGGGTGAAGCCTATTTGTTTTACGGTAAAAAAGATGAAGCTATTGAAACATTAAATGAGGCTTCCAAGCTAGACCCCAGTGGCAAGCCGGGTGATTTTGCCCGCTCGCTTTTAGAACTGATCAAAACGGGTTATGACCCTGTGGCGCTTACCAAGCAAGCCAAAGAAATGAAAAAAGGTGCCAAATGA